A region from the Aegilops tauschii subsp. strangulata cultivar AL8/78 chromosome 5, Aet v6.0, whole genome shotgun sequence genome encodes:
- the LOC109778845 gene encoding amino acid permease 4-like, whose translation MALFGGVIYYSSTLLADCYHTGDPAAGSRNHSYVEAVRTILGGAKVKFCGVIQYANLVGITIGYTIAASISFHAITRANCFHNKGHHDACHSSSTPYMIGFGAARMVFSQIPNFDQIRWLSVVASVMSFTYSGIGLGLGIAQTDDNGGFRGTLTGIAIAGVTVMQKLWRILQALGNITFAYTIKSPPPSEAAVMKKATALSVATTTAFYVMCGCMGYAAFGNDAPDNLLTGFGFYEPFWLVDVANGAIVVHLVGAYQVFCQPIFAFVERWAAARWPESGFVTRELGVGPFALSALRLVWRSGFVCLTTLVVMAMPSFGAIVGLMGALSFWPLTVYFPVEMYMKQRAVARGGARWLCLKALTGTCLVVSVAATVGSIAGMVGAFKVFRPFGG comes from the coding sequence ATGGCGCTCTTCGGCGGCGTCATCTACTACAGCTCCACGCTTCTCGCCGACTGCTACCACACCGGCGACCCTGCCGCCGGCAGCCGGAACCACTCCTACGTGGAGGCTGTCCGAACCATCCTCGGCGGCGCCAAGGTGAAGTTCTGCGGCGTCATACAGTACGCCAACCTCGTCGGCATCACCATTGGCTACACCATCGCCGCCTCCATCAGCTTTCATGCCATCACGAGGGCCAACTGCTTCCACAACAAGGGGCACCACGACGCGTGCCATAGCTCCAGCACGCCCTACATGATCGGCTTCGGCGCCGCGCGGATGGTCTTCTCTCAGATACCCAACTTCGATCAGATACGGTGGCTCTCCGTCGTCGCCTCCGTCATGTCCTTCACCTACTCCGGCATCGGGCTCGGGCTCGGAATCGCCCAGACCGATGACAACGGCGGCTTCCGAGGCACCCTCACTGGCATCGCCATCGCGGGCGTCACCGTGATGCAGAAGCTGTGGCGCATCCTGCAGGCGCTGGGCAACATCACCTTCGCCTACACCATCAAGTCGCCACCGCCGTCGGAGGCGGCCGTGATGAAGAAGGCCACGGCGCTGAGCGTGGCCACCACCACAGCGTTCTACGTCATGTGCGGGTGCATGGGCTACGCGGCCTTCGGCAACGACGCGCCGGACAACCTCCTCACCGGATTTGGCTTCTACGAGCCCTTCTGGCTGGTGGACGTCGCCAACGGCGCCATCGTCGTGCACCTCGTCGGCGCCTACCAGGTCTTCTGCCAGCCCATCTTCGCCTTCGTCGAGCGCTGGGCCGCCGCCAGATGGCCGGAGAGCGGTTTCGTCACGCGGGAACTTGGGGTCGGGCCGTTCGCGCTGAGCGCGCTCCGGCTTGTCTGGCGCTCGGGGTTCGTGTGCCTGAccaccttggtcgtcatggcaaTGCCATCCTTCGGCGCCATCGTGGGGCTCATGGGCGCGCTCTCGTTCTGGCCGCTCACCGTCTACTTCCCCGTGGAGATGTACATGAAGCAGCGCGCCGTGGCGCGCGGGGGCGCGAGGTGGCTCTGCCTCAAGGCGCTCACCGGCACCTGCCTCGTCGTGTCGGTGGCCGCCACCGTGGGATCAATCGCCGGCATGGTCGGCGCATTCAAGGTGTTCCGCCCTTTCGGTGGCTAG